The window AATATGATTCCACCAGGTTCCTCGAGATTGGAGTATATTTCCAAATAATTTCAGTGCACAATCAATCAATTTTATTTTGGAAAGAATCAATATGATTCCACCAATTCCTCAAGTCTGGAGTATATTTCCAAATATTTTCAGTGCACAATCAATCAATTTATTTTGGAAACAGACCAATGTTCCACCAGATTCCTGAAGACAGcagtattttttttcaaaacaatcaATCAAATGTTGTAGTCTTGACCAGGAGAATAACATTTTCAATCAAAAAGTTGCAGTCTTTATACATACGGTTTTCTTCAGTTAGTCTTATGGGTCATCCAAAAAATAGTTCATTGGAACATTCTTGTTGACAGCTCCTTGTGGTCAAATTCCAAATTATTGTAAGGAGTTAACTGAATTTAGTTTCGGTAAAGTTTACAGTAAAGccaaattaactgaattttcagtaaatTTAACAACAGGAATTTTGTTGCTGGCATATCTGAGAAACTCTAATTTTCTCACAATTTATCTAAGAAACTCTAATTTTCTCACAATTTAACAACAGGAATTTTGTTGCTGGCAAATTCACACTGGCGTTGCAAATCGTCAGGTGTAGTACTGGCATTGCATTGCAAATTCACCATATATAATCCCTCATGACAGTTAGATGGAGTAGCACTCTTGATTAACAGGACAAGAACATGGTGGCAACACTGTTAGATGGAGTAGCAACTAACAGGGTGTGTTTCAGAATTAACAGGAACATGGTGCATATCTAGACTTTGTGTACTCTTGATTGCGGTGATTTTGGTAGATAATGTACTCCAGCAACGACATCTAGACACACAAAATCTTCAGATCCTACTACTCCACATGTACTCCAGAAATCACAGTTTCAGAATTAACAATCTGACATTAAGAGTTAAGATTTACTGAACTTGGTTAAGGTAGATCAAAATTTCAGTGTGGCACTGAATTTGTAAACATCTGAATTACAACATAGGATACTGACAGTAAATAAATTAGGCTAGATTTTGGACACATTTTGTGCAATCACTGAACTACAATGGACAATTTTGTTAGCTAGCAGCTCCTGAAGGAATACCTGTCATTGGCCTGAATAACCTAGACCTGCCCACCATTGGGGAAGCATAAGTTAGCAGATGAGTAAATGTTGATGTTGATTTGGATAATCAGAGTTATGACCAAGTTGCAAACATCAAACATCACATTTGGTACTGCAGGCACTAATgactgaacatcacattgcagcgaGCTATAACAATTAAATCACTGAACTAGCATCAAAACCTACTATAGTCCTGCAGGCACAAAAAAGGAAGGGGAATGCTAAAATAGCAGCTTGTTGAGCTGGTTCGTCAAGTTCAGGAATTTCCAGAGAGGTTCAATGCAATTCTTTGCAAACTGAATTTCAACATTCTTCCCGTGAAGCACAAAGATCACATCAAGCACAGCGGGGCAATATCAAGCGATTGGGACGCGGCATGGGGCTGAAAGGGGCAAAGGGCCTGACCTTATCGTCAAGGACAAGCCGCAAGCGCGCCACGGCCTTGCTCTGCCTCCGCATCCGGCGGCCCCGCACGGCGATCCCGAGCAGCGCGATGGCGACGGGCACCGACCACGCGCTCCTCGCTGCGCGCGTCGCCCACAGTAGCAGCACTTCCACGGGAAGCCTCCACCacggcgccgccgccgcggcccctcCATTCGCACCGCACATGGTGACCTTGACGGCGTTCGCGAGTTCGTTAACGCACCGCAGCATGCCGGCGTGCGCGCCAACGCCGAAGGTGACCTCCTTTGCCGCATACTCGCGCGTCCACTTCTGCTGCTCGGCCCCGCCGCCgcagcaccgaggaggaggaccTGGAAATGGCCGCCGCCGAGTAGATCGAAGAAAAATTGAGCCTTCTCCTCGCCGTGGATCACCATGGGGAAAGAGGAGGGGAACAAGGAGAGGGAAGCTGCGGGGGAGGCGTGGGGTGGGGGAGGCTTGGGGCAGGAGAGCTCCGGCGACGCGGGGACCTGCGGGGGGGGCTGCGTTGGAGCCGAGCTGCCGAGGCGCGAGGGAGCACGACAGAGGGGCGGGGGAGACGACGGGGAGCTGCGGGTTTGTCCGGAATTCACTGGGGGTGTTTTTAGAAAAAGACCATGGAGACAActtttcccggacggagggagtagtagatagaCACCTTGGCTCCTGAAGAAAGATCCAGCTCACCACCAGGCTATCTTGATGAGAAACTCTAGCTATGCAATCTGTCTACACATCATAGCTTTGAATACTGAGAGTTTGCAGTTCGCAATATTCTACCATATTTGCAGGTAGTTCAATATTCTAGCTCACTTGCCCTAGAtccattgatgatgatgatggtggtggtgttAATTATGTCTGTCTTCTGAGACCGGGGACTGGATTGCGAACTCAATACTCCAACGACTTCACCTTTGTGGATCTCGACTCGACTAAGGCTACCAGCGAGAAGTGACGGCGGAAGACAGTGGACTAAGATGGAGAATCAAGCATCTGCTTTGCTCTGTTTGCCTGTCATCATTGTTGCCTGTAGCTAGCTTTCCTCTGCTTTTGCTCTGTTTTCTCAACTCTGAATACTTGCGTGTAGCTTCCTCTGCTTTTGCTCTGTTTTCTGAACTCTTGTATATTTGGCTGTAGCTTCAGGTCCGTTTCAGGCGTCGGGTCGACTCCATTCGGGGCCTGAAAATCATCCGCCTTCCGACCACAGGACGGGCGGATGCTGCCACCTCACGTCCATGTCGGCTGCTGTCTATCCCCTCTTTCTTTTTAGCAAGGAATACACACTAGACTGTATGATGTTTAAATTCTGCAAACGGCCTTGGATTGAGATGATTCAACAGGCAAAACTGTTCGCCGCGACAAGGGGAAGAATTTTCATGTTAAACCTTTTCCATTTGAGATAGTCTTGAGGACTTGATCATACAAGCCAAAAAGTGGTGTCAACAGGGTCCGCATTGACATGGTCGAGTATGTTTGCCTGCCGTGTGCATGCTGCAAGTGCTGGTCTGATATTCCAACAATCACTATTTGGTCCAACTTAAAGAAGATGATATACCAGAAATTCTTGTAGAATATTCCAACAAGGCAATCACCATTCGTTAGACCGGACACCTAGCTGCAGGCTGTTCCAGAGGCGTCACCATTCGCTAGCAGTGGCTGGTGAAAAGGACAATGTCAATCAGCATCAGCATGGCAAATGACCGATGACCACCGAGGTCATGCAGAGTGTTCCAAGGAGAATGTCGACCATATCTTGGTTAGCAATGGTTGTCACCATCATTTCCAAAAGGTTGGTctgtataatactccctccgttcggaattacttgtcacggaAATGGAGTATTTGTCAGTAAAGGCTGCATTGCTTTAGGTGATTAGTAGTGTTCGGACCGTCCGGTTTAAAGATTTTGAGGTGCACTGCTGCCCTTAGTTAGCAGGTGGGACCGTTGTTGGGATAGCATACCGAATGATGTACGTAAGGGGAGCGCCAAACACTAATTAACGATTCTCTTAACGATTATGTTATAGACGCATGGTCACTACATAGTGCAGTCAAGTTTTACAGAACGAAACTACTGGGCGGACGACGAGCGGCAGCCAAACTATGCACGATGCATGATTGGACGGTCCTGCCAACTTTTATCTGATGCATGGATGGCTTGATGTGTATCGTCGTCTGTCAATCGGTCCAACGTATATCGTGTGTGTAGCGGCACTGTTTGCAGAATCGAAAGCGTCTTTCTTTACTCCACCACCAACACCTAGAAGCTGTCATTACTTTTTTTTAAAGGACGCACCCACATCACAGTCAACACCACACAACCTCAGCGCACACGCGTGTGTACCAACCAACCAGCCTAGAACCTAGCCTTGCCCTAGGCCATACTTGTTCATGAGACCGCACCGAAAATCGTCCGTCCGGACCaaatcactgttttgacctttTGCCCTAACTTAATCATGAAGTGATCTTGTTTCTATTTATTTTTCAAATCTGTTTTTTTTCGGTCACACCAACATGCATAACGTCTAGGTTACAGCAAAGGGCCATATGCCAGCAACTTGGTGtttaacaccccccccccctccctccccGACCTAGCGAATCGCAAATAACATCACTCCTCCATGTACAGATTATCATGACAGTGTCCTTTATTCTCGCATAACTTTTGTTTTAACAAAGAGAGGGCCTTGCCAGTCATTGATTACCATGTTCACTTTATGCACTATTTGTTTGCGCATAAATTAAACCGGACAGGGTGAATATTCTTCACCTGTATTCTGCCTAGGCAAATGCATATCGCGTACAGAGCAGAATTTCGCCCTTGAGGAAGAAACGTAACGTActtcctccatttcaaaatataagACATGTGGTAGGCGCATAAATTAAACAGTAGAGGAAGTGCCATGTCAGGGACGGGGAGGATATTGATAGTTGTTGAGATTGATTCAGATGTGGATGAAAAGGATTGGACCACATTTTATTCTTATGTGGCAAGCATGGATGGAAGAAGCAAAGTGATAATCTTAAGTAGGCTTAAAAAGATGAAGAAATTTGGAACTGTGAATCCAATTTTTCTCAATGTCCTGACATATGAGGAGTTCAGCTACCTCTTCAAGGCACTCGCATTCGGAAGTGCAAACCCGGGGGAACACCCGCAGTTAGTACAAATAGCAGACCGGTTTGCCAGAGAGTTAAAATCGCGGTGGTCAATTCTCGCTGCAAATTTGTTTGCAGATGTAATGAGAACGAACCTGAATGTTCATTTCTGGCTTAGTATATTGAGCAGGTGCAGGAGACTAGTTGATAGAAACCTCTCCATGTTTGGTGAGCATCCAAAATTACGTCTTGAAAAAGGTCTTCCAATTGACATGACGGACATGGTTTTGCGTCCTGCTTCTCCCTTTCAGTTCATTTGGAATAGCTCAAACAATGTTCCAGCAAAGGAATTACCACAGGTGACCTTTACACAGCTGTTAGTGGATCTTAGTCCGAAGATGCAGGCCACTGTAGTGAGATGTGAATCAAGAACTCCACCTTATACTACATTTGATCACATTCTTTCAAGTTATGTTCAAGATACTCCTCTGATCGGGACAAAGCGTAGAGGAGTGCCTTAATTTCAAATCTTAGGCATTTTATACATTTGTAATCTAATTGCTGTAATATGTTATGAAAAAAACTTCCTATTCCATGAAAGTTCTCCGTCGTACAATTTCGTGAAAATTCCAACGTTTCGTGTAATTAAGAATCTCGGTTAGCCTATTGGGGCCCCACATGCTAGTGAGTTCGATTTTCAGGTTTTATTTCCATTTTATATATGCAGGTAAACTATGTCAAATAAAACCGCGTCGCATTTACCAGCCTGGTTTCGCCGTCCGGTGGCGACGGAGGTTGCCCGTGCTGGCACCAACCTGGCCCAGAGCTTGAGCTAAGGCACTTATCGTTGCTTTGATAGTGTTTGGCCCTGATATCGTCGATTCGTCGCCATATCTAAACATCACACAGTCTAGCATGTATGCCTCCTTACTGAAAATAGAAGGATGATAGATAGCAGCCGGTATTAGCACGAAGAGACAGGCAACATCTCTGAAACCTCAAGATAGAGACAAGTATTCAGAGTTGACAAAAACAGAGCAAAAGCAAAGGAAGCTAACTACCAGACAGAGCAGAGTTGAAAAAACAGAGCCAccagaagaaaaaaaaacatacCAAATCGCCTTTGAATTTTTGGTGGCACGCGTGTGGGGGTGCTTCTTCCAAAGGCGATGGCGGAGGTCACCAGGAGCCGTAGCCGGCGTCGGAGAGACGCATGGCAGCCTCTTGATGTGTAAGTGTTGGATCTGTAGTTGCAAGCTAGGGTTCATGAATCCTGATGGTATCGAGGTTCAGGTAGGGGCGTGGTCTTAGTTCTTTTTATCGCAACACATTCTAGTGTGGGGTACTCTTTTGCTCAAAGAGAAAGTATACCATCTGCCATCagcatgaggaggaagatgaagcagCTGGAGCAGAGCAGTGTGcactttttttttcctttctctaAGAAGACATCCACTTTGCTGTACCAATTCTTAGTTCAGACATAGGGATATGCTCCATATAAGAGGCTGCTGATCTCTCCGTGCATAATACAGTACTCCGTCCGATCCATATTAatcgtcgctgatttagtacaaagttgtagtaAATCAACGACAATTAATATGGTTTGGAGGGAATAGCTTTTACTAGCGAAGCCCGCGCGGTGGCACGCCGCGCCTGTTGAGATGGAGGTATTGTACGTACTGAAATATTTTGCATGCATACTATTTTCATCAAGTGGTGATTAAAGGGAAAAAACTTGCATTCATATCTATCTTAGGCACACCATACAACTAAGATGAAAAAGAGACAGTACTACATTCTGGAGAAGATCCCCTTATTGTCAGTGGAGACGATGAACTGAAAAGAAACTGATACTACGGGACCCCACACGGTAGGAAAACACATAAGATACTACAAGAGTCCAGGTGCGAGCATAAGTGGCATTGGAACTTGAAACCAAATCATCGTGGTATAACCCCCGGCGGGGTTAGGACCAAGTATGAGATAATAAAGCACCTTTGCAAAGTGTTACAACCGTCCCATAGGTAGGCAACTGCCTGTGTAACTGATGATACGGTCTTCAGTAAATGGGCGTTGTGGGTGCATACGAAGGGGGACCACATCAGAGAAGTCGTCGCATATGCGGGCTAGTATTTCTGTCTTTCTTGCGTACTCAGCCTGATGAGCGCTGATTTCCCGCCTAGCCATGTTAAGCTGCCACTGCTTTGCACGTACTTTCTCTTGAGTTGATAGTAGCTTTTCCATTATGACCTGCAACATATGATAATTGTGATCGTTGATGGTGATGTTGTAATTCTCACAGATGCAGTTCAGTGctgcttgagcagctccttcttcgGCCTCGTCTGGTGTGGCAGCAGGCTCCCCTTTAAAAATCATGGGATTTTCATTGATACTGCCTGGATGCTGCGCTGCCCCCGCGTGGACCGACGCTTGTATTGTGCCATCAAGGTAGCTATAGTGAAGGTATACTTGCACATCTTGCTTTATCGCTGAACCAACAGCTTGAATTTCTTTAGAGAGGGAGTAGCAGATAGCTTGTGCGAATGCTTGGATACGATTGTGTGCCGGTTTTGGACATGTGTATGTGATTGTTGGATCGTCGTTGTGGGTACATATGAAGCGGCAAAATGTCAGAaaagttgttgcaaatttttaataGGATTTTGAGTTGTTTGGCGAAGTCTTTTTGCTGGGACCTTTGGTTAGGCACGTAGTTCATGTGCGTGGGCATCTCTCTACGCTGTTTTTTAttgggtttttggtgatgtaaatcttTGTAGTATTTGGAAACAGATTTTGTTTATCTGGGTTTCTTATTACGGAATTGCTAAATCTCAGTTGAATGAGACGAATCCGTGTTCGCTTGTAGATTCGCGCTGAGGCGCTCGGCCCTTTGTTTCGGCCTGTCTAACACGCGGACCggcctgttttcttttttttttcgatCGAAGCTTTGTCGCGAGTGCTTTTGTGGGCTGGGCAGGTGTCTGGGCGGGgccttttttgtttgttttgtctTGTTTTTTTTGTGCCGCTTTTTCTATATTTATTACAGAGAGGGCTGCCACTGTGGTAAATAAGAGGAGGGGAATGAGCAGTCAGCTTTCAGTGCGCTTCGTCTCTATCCATTCCCCTCTCCCAAATCCAAAGAACTTCTTAGCACTCCCACGGGGTTTCTTCCAGCAGATTGGAGTGCTCCTCCCAGCGAGAGAGGGTGGGCGACGCTGCTGGCCGAGTGAGTTATCCACAAGCTCTTTTTTTTGGCGCTATACCGTATATCTGAGTGTGTGTACGTGTGCGTgtgtgggggaggggagggggattTGATTAGTATCTGATTGTTTTGTTTGTACGAAGTATTTGATTAGTACTTTCAAGTAGAGAATCACCCCAGAGTTTACCCCTTTTTTATTTAGATTTTCATTTTTGTGTTCGTGTTTCAAGATGTTGTTCAATTAATGGGCGTAGGTATGTATCTATCCTTATAATGTAGATCCACTTTTTCCATGGACAGATGTGGGGGTGGGTATGATTACTGAACGCATTATTTTGCTAGCAGTATGATTTTTTTTACTGAAACCTCTATGACTCTGTAGAATGTTGAAATCATTCACTGGAAAAGAAGAGTATGACTTTTTTTTTACTGAGCCCATTTACTAGCAGTGTATGGTGTCTCCCCTTTCTCAGTTATTTTTTAGATGTTTTCACTCAACCCATTTTACTAGTGTGGCACTGCTTtattttttccctttttattttgtaGCCTTCTGCTTATGAGGCTCTATTCAGTAAAGAGTTTCTACAACTAGTAGTACTAATGTTCAGTTGCTCTAAGACGCTGACATGAAGTTTCCCCCTTTGGATTGGACTGGAAGTAGTACTGCCAGCACCTTTAATTTTTATGCTTGTAGGTACTTAGAGAAATTTTTCTTAGGGGTTATTAGCTGAGAAGAATCCGGTCTAGCATTGAGCAAATGTACTACCTAACACTGATAATCTTTTTTATGCTATGCCTTTTTCTGACACTTAGTGAAACAGGGGCACTTCCCTTGCAGGATAACAAAAATTAATCAAGCCAGGTTAAGCATTGACAAGAGAGTAtgtttctttttctcttctttttttgtcCTGATGCAAACAAGCACCCTAGTTACACATGCCCTGCACAGAGATTAAACAAATAGTCATTTTACCACCTTTGTACAGCACGAGCATGTGTTTTAGGCTTCCTAAGTTGACCATTTTTGTATAGGATATAACATTTGCTAGTCATTCTCTTTACATGCCTCTAATAGATTGTCACCACTGATGTATTAAATTAATTAGGGGGCAGCAGTAGTACTTGTTGTTGTGTAAATAAATGTGGTTTAGCATCTGGTAAGCAGGGTTTGGGTTCACAAAGAGTTGCGTACTGGATGGGCTATAATTCTATAAATATGACTCACCATGGCTTAGTGGGGTGCGTGTCAATGGACGTCACCAAGGTCGTATCCTCTATTGATCTTGATATGATCTGGTAAAACCAGTAAATATAATGCAAATAGTTAAGAGAATTAACCACTGCAGGAAATTAAATGATCAATCTACTACATTCTACAAAACATTAAAAAAATTATCTAAGGCTCATCGATTGAAGAGTGCTGTTTATATTGGAACACAGGGATTTTGGAAGGAACAAGAATATatatctgtgacgcccccgattcagatcgtacactaatcatgcacgcaaatgtgtacgatcaagatcagggactcacgggaagatatcacaacacaactctacaaataaaataagtcatacaagcatcataatacaagccaggggcctcgagggctcgaatacaagtgctcgatcatagacgagtcagcggaagcaacaatatctgagtacagacataagttaaacaagttttccttaagaaggctagcacaaactgggatacagatcgaaagaggcgcaggcctcctgcctgggatcctcctaaactactcctggtcgtcgtcgtcagcctgcacgtagtagtaggcacctccaatgtagtagtcgtcgtcgacgctggctcctggctcctggactccagcatctggttgcgacaaccagaaagaaaggaaaggggaaaaaggggggagaaagcaaccgtgagtactcatccaaagtactcgcaagcaaggaactacactacatatgcatgggtatatgtgtaaggaggccatatcagtggactgaactgcagaatgccagaataagagggggatagcgaagactacgcttctggcagcctccgtcttgcagcatgtagaagagagtagattgacgtcctccaagtagcatctccaagtagcatctccaagtagcatctccaagtagcatcgcatagcataaacctacccggcgatcctctcctcgtcgccctgtagaaaagcgatcaccgcgttgtctgtggaacttggaagggtgtgttttattaagtatccggttctagttgtcataaggtcaaggtacaactccaagtcgtcctgttaccgaagatcatggctattcgaatagattaacttccctgcaggggtgcaccacataagccAACACGCTtgctcccatttggccggacacactttcctgggtcatgcccggccgcggaagatcaacacgtcgcagccccacctaggcaaaacagagaggccagcacgcNNNNNNNNNNNNNNNNNNNNNNNNNNNNNNNNNNNNNNNNNNNNNNNNNNNNNNNNNNNNNNNNNNNNNNNNNNNNNNNNNNNNNNNNNNNNNNNNNNNNNNNNNNNNNNNNNNNNNNNNNNNNNNNNNNNNNNNNNNNNNNNNNNNNNNNNNNNNNNNNNNNNNNNNNNNNNNNNNNNNNNNNNNNNNNNNNNNNNNNNNNNNNNNNNNNNNNNNNNNNNNNNNNNNNNNNNNNNNNNNNNNNNNNNNNNNNNNggtctaaacctaagcgcacaggggtctgggcccatcgcccatagcacacctgcacgttgcgtgggcagccggaagtagaactagcccccttaatacaagagcaggcttacgttccaatccggcgcgcgccgctccgtcgctgacgtctgaagtgcttcggctgataccacgacgtcgggatacccataactactcccacgtagatggttagtgcgtataggctcgtagccgactcagatcaaatatcaagatctcgttaagcgtgttaagtatccgcgaacgccgaacagggccaggcccacctctctcctaggtggtctcaacctgccctatcgctccgccacaagtaacagtcgggggccgtcgggaacccaggcccacctctaccggggtggagccacctgtcctttcaaccccctcatcagaatcacttgcgggtactcatcgagctgacccgactttagtcaccatctgtatagtatgtgtgtatgtatagtatatacccgtgatcacctcccgagtgatcacggcccaatagtatagcaaggcagactgacaagaatgtagggccaatgatgataaactagcatcctatactaagcatttaggattgcaggtaaggtatcaacagatgtagcaacaatgtcaggctatgcatcagaataggatcaacggaaagcagtaacaggctacactactctaatgcaagcagtatagaggagaataggcgatatttggtgatcaagggggggggcttgcctggttgctctggcaagagagagggtcgtcaactccgtagtcgaactggtcagcagcagcgtcggtctcgtagtctaccggagagaagagggggaagaaataatgaatacagagcaaacaaagcaccacaaaatatatcaaggcaatacgcggtgttcggtgtgccctaacgcggtagtaggtgataccggtgaagggggaaaacatccgggaaagtattcccggtgtttcgcgttttcggaccggtgaaccggagggggaaagttgcgtgttcggtatgctaggggtgtgtggcggacgaacgggctgcgtatccggattcgtctcgtcgttttgagcaactttcatgtagaaagtattttcatccgagttacggattattttatatgattttctaaagttttaaatcatttttagaatttatttaattaatttaatttaacattatccagaacagtgcatgctgacgtcatcatgaagtcagcatgacgtcggcagtcaacagaggtgttgtctgggtcgctgacgtgtgggtcccagctgtcattgactgttaactaacctaatagattaattaactaactaggtgattaggttaatctaatcaggatcaattaagttaattaattctttaattaattaactaattaatattttatttatttattttattaaatctttcttcttcttttttcgttCTAGGgcctgggccccgtttgtcatagggtcATTGGACCAATGCGGGTTAGCGGGCGCAACGGGTGTCGGGCACCAGCCCGAGCGGTTCGGCATGCGTGCGAACCCGGCGACGGGCGCCGCGGGCGTGGCCGAAGCCTGAGCGGCGACCAGCGTGCGGGGGCGGCACAGCGAGGCCCTCAGGCCGCAGTGGCAACGAGGCCGAGGGTGGGGTGCGCGAGCTGCGGCGACGAAGGCGGGGATCAGGGGCGGAGCAGAGCTCCGGGGCGCACGGCCGTCGACGATAAGGCGAGGAGGGGCGTGGCCCGGCGTAGCCCTGGCTAGGCAGGGCGGTGCGGGGTCGGCGATGACCAACAGGGGCGCGGCCACGATGGGCGCGCACTGGAAGGAGGCCGCGGGCGTGTGTGCGCGCGGTGGTGCACCGAGGGAGGCGCGGGGACAAgggaaggaggagggcggaggTGAGCGCGGCGGGGCTCACATTGGGGGGTAGGGTCTAGGGCAGCGGGCGCGATGGAGGTCGAGGAAGGCcgttgtggaggaggacggggTCGACGTCGACGCAGGGGACGCAGGGGACGCGTGGACGACGAGGCGACGGCGATTCAGGGAAGACGGTGAGGGGCTTCGGCGGCGCGGTCCTCGTGCGGCGGGGGCGATGTAGTTCCGGGCGGGGTCCCGCGTCAGCGTGGTCGCGGACGGGCGGAAGGGCCCCGGTGGGGCGACAGGAGGGGGCCGGCTCTGCGAGGGAGGTGACGGCGACGCCGAGGCGGCGATGGGGCGATGGGATCGgggggttgccccgatccagatcggggaagggcgagagggaggagtgggACGAGTGGGGGGATCGGGGGAgcagtgggggttagggtttcggtcagtGGACCGAGGGGGTTaagtggggtggccggctgggcctggtgggttggcccagtggggttgatggcctgctgggccggagccccgggggttcttttctttttgttagttttcttttctgttttgtctttgtttcctattgttttatttttttgtaaaatatatatACTTGGCATCTAATTTAGTAATTCAATTTAGGCCATTGTCACAAAAAGTCAAGTCCTCGAATAATTTAGTTTGACATTTATTAATTAGaaaaggtatttaaataactaTTTATGCGGCTGTTTTATTCATctgatagtatttaaacattttataaaagtggggtttcttcaccacaatcACCTTTGCATTATTTAGCAcgactcgaacattttagttttaaagtttgaaaactttt is drawn from Triticum dicoccoides isolate Atlit2015 ecotype Zavitan chromosome 4A, WEW_v2.0, whole genome shotgun sequence and contains these coding sequences:
- the LOC119288388 gene encoding uncharacterized protein LOC119288388 isoform X2, whose product is MLRCVNELANAVKVTMCGANGGAAAAAPWWRLPVEVLLLWATRAARSAWSVPVAIALLGIAVRGRRMRRQSKAVARLRLVLDDKV
- the LOC119288388 gene encoding uncharacterized protein LOC119288388 isoform X1, yielding MLRCVNELANAVKVTMCGANGGAAAAAPWWRLPVEVLLLWATRAARSAWSVPVAIALLGIAVRGRRMRRQSKAVARLRLVLDDKECLREAGPVIGFVAAAAAEAGARKERSTSQAWLPAR